The proteins below are encoded in one region of Metallibacterium scheffleri:
- the hutU gene encoding urocanate hydratase — MSTFTRRDPSRHIRAPRGPQKTCKNWVIEAAYRMIQNNLDAEVAENPAELVVYGGIGRAARNWECFDAILQALRELNEDETLLVQSGKPVGVFRTHTDAPRVLIANSNLVPHWATWEHFHELDRKGLMMFGQMTAGSWIYIASQGIVQGTYETFVELGNQHYNGSLEGRWILTAGLGGMGAAQPLAASMAGACSLTIECQQSRIDFRLRTRYVDEQAADIDDALARIARYTQAGAAKSIALLGNAAEVLPELVRRGVRPDAVTDQTSAHDPLNGYLPIGWTLEQWAERRVADPEGVRDAAKKSMRVHVEAMLAFKDAGVPTFDYGNNIRQMALDQGCARAFDFPGFVPAYMRHLFCRGKGPFRWVALSGDPEDIRKTDAKVRELLPDDAHLHHWLDMAGERIAFQGLPARICWVGLGDRHRLGLAFNAMVRSGELKAPIVIGRDHLDSGSVASPNRETEAMRDGSDAVSDWPILNCLLNAVSGASWVSFHHGGGVGMGYAQHAGVVIVCDGSVEADARIARVLWNDPGSGVMRHADAGYPDAIACARERGLKLPMQSGMR; from the coding sequence ATGAGCACCTTCACCCGCCGCGATCCCAGCCGTCACATCCGCGCGCCGCGCGGGCCGCAGAAGACCTGCAAGAACTGGGTCATCGAGGCGGCCTACCGCATGATCCAGAATAACCTCGACGCCGAGGTGGCCGAGAATCCGGCCGAGCTGGTGGTCTATGGCGGCATCGGCCGCGCCGCGCGCAACTGGGAGTGCTTCGACGCGATCCTGCAGGCGCTGCGTGAGTTGAATGAGGACGAGACCCTGCTGGTGCAGTCGGGCAAACCGGTCGGCGTGTTCCGCACCCACACCGATGCGCCGCGCGTGCTGATCGCCAACTCCAATCTGGTGCCGCACTGGGCGACGTGGGAGCACTTCCACGAGCTCGACCGCAAGGGCCTGATGATGTTCGGGCAGATGACCGCGGGCTCGTGGATCTACATTGCCAGCCAGGGGATCGTGCAGGGCACCTACGAAACCTTCGTCGAATTGGGCAACCAGCATTACAACGGCAGCCTCGAGGGGCGCTGGATCCTCACCGCCGGGCTGGGTGGCATGGGCGCCGCGCAGCCGCTGGCGGCGAGCATGGCCGGCGCGTGCTCGCTCACCATCGAGTGCCAGCAGTCGCGCATCGACTTCCGCCTGCGCACGCGCTACGTGGACGAGCAGGCGGCCGACATCGACGACGCACTGGCGCGCATCGCGCGCTACACGCAGGCCGGCGCGGCCAAGTCCATCGCGCTGCTGGGCAATGCCGCCGAAGTGCTGCCCGAACTGGTGCGCCGCGGCGTGCGCCCGGACGCCGTCACCGACCAGACCAGCGCGCACGATCCGCTCAACGGCTACCTGCCGATCGGCTGGACGCTGGAACAGTGGGCCGAGCGCCGCGTCGCCGATCCCGAGGGCGTACGCGACGCGGCCAAGAAATCCATGCGCGTGCACGTCGAGGCGATGCTGGCGTTCAAGGATGCCGGCGTGCCGACCTTCGACTACGGCAACAACATCCGCCAGATGGCGCTGGACCAAGGCTGCGCGCGCGCCTTCGATTTCCCCGGTTTCGTGCCGGCGTACATGCGCCATCTGTTCTGCCGCGGCAAGGGGCCGTTTCGCTGGGTGGCGCTGTCGGGCGACCCGGAGGACATCCGCAAGACCGACGCCAAGGTGCGCGAGCTGCTGCCCGACGATGCGCACCTGCACCACTGGCTGGACATGGCCGGCGAGCGCATCGCGTTCCAGGGCCTGCCGGCGCGCATCTGCTGGGTGGGCCTGGGCGACCGCCACCGGCTGGGCCTGGCGTTCAACGCCATGGTGCGATCAGGCGAGCTGAAGGCGCCGATCGTGATCGGCCGCGACCATCTCGATTCCGGCAGCGTCGCCAGCCCCAACCGCGAGACCGAGGCCATGCGCGACGGCTCCGATGCCGTGTCCGACTGGCCGATCCTCAACTGCCTGCTCAACGCCGTCAGCGGCGCCAGCTGGGTCAGCTTCCACCACGGCGGCGGCGTCGGCATGGGCTACGCCCAGCACGCCGGCGTGGTGATCGTCTGCGATGGCAGCGTCGAGGCCGATGCGCGCATCGCGCGCGTGCTGTGGAACGATCCCGGCAGCGGCGTGATGCGCCACGCCGATGCCGGCTACCCCGATGCCATCGCCTGCGCGCGCGAGCGTGGGCTGAAACTGCCGATGCAGTCGGGCATGCGCTGA
- a CDS encoding DNA-3-methyladenine glycosylase 2 has protein sequence MRDPATPELPDLQTCEQARLSRDARFDGLFFTAVTSTGIYCRPVCPAPPPRRDNIRYYANAAAAEAAGFRPCLRCRPELAPHGDVLRHGDSHIAQALRLIDAGVLEQHSLAELARQLALSDRQLRRLFVARLGATPMQVHATRRLLFAKQLLGATALPITQIALASGFRSLRRFNAAFQSAYRLAPRTLRKHPDASARAGEPLRLRLGYRPPYDFAALLDFLRARALPGLEQVDAVSYARAIGSAERPAWLQVSASGDGAHALHLALHGVAPADLQAVVTRVRRMFDLDADPHAIAAVLTRDAQLRPLLRRHPGLRLPGAWDGFELAVRAVLGQQISVAAARTLALRLLHAHGPRVVFADAPMLTHLFPGAARVADIDPATLGVTRMRAATLHALACAVRDGALDFASAHSLDAWQARCTALPGIGTWTAQYIALRALSHPDAFPANDLVLRRAAANGAHALSAKALGARAESWRPWRAYAVIHLWRHATRSGTST, from the coding sequence ATGCGCGATCCGGCCACGCCCGAACTGCCCGACTTGCAGACCTGCGAGCAGGCGCGGCTGAGCCGCGATGCGCGCTTCGACGGCCTGTTCTTCACCGCCGTCACCAGCACCGGCATTTATTGCCGGCCGGTGTGTCCCGCGCCGCCACCGCGGCGCGACAACATCCGCTATTACGCCAACGCGGCAGCAGCCGAGGCCGCGGGCTTCCGTCCCTGCCTGCGCTGCCGGCCCGAACTGGCACCGCACGGCGACGTGCTGCGCCATGGCGACAGCCACATCGCGCAGGCGCTGCGCCTGATCGACGCCGGCGTGCTGGAGCAGCACTCGCTGGCCGAGCTGGCGCGGCAACTCGCGCTCAGCGACCGCCAGTTGCGGCGCCTGTTCGTCGCGCGCCTCGGCGCCACGCCGATGCAGGTGCACGCCACGCGGCGGTTGCTGTTCGCCAAGCAACTGCTCGGCGCAACCGCGCTGCCGATCACGCAGATCGCACTGGCCTCGGGCTTTCGCAGCCTGCGGCGCTTCAACGCCGCGTTCCAGTCGGCCTATCGGCTGGCGCCGCGCACGCTGCGCAAGCACCCCGACGCAAGCGCGCGCGCGGGCGAACCGCTGCGGCTGCGACTCGGCTACCGCCCGCCGTACGATTTTGCGGCGCTGCTGGATTTTCTGCGCGCACGTGCCCTGCCCGGGCTGGAGCAGGTCGATGCGGTTTCTTATGCGCGTGCGATCGGCAGCGCCGAACGGCCCGCATGGTTGCAGGTGAGCGCCAGCGGCGATGGCGCGCACGCGTTGCACCTGGCGCTGCACGGCGTGGCCCCGGCCGATCTGCAGGCCGTGGTCACGCGCGTGCGGCGCATGTTCGATCTGGACGCGGACCCGCATGCGATCGCCGCAGTGCTGACGCGCGATGCGCAGTTGCGTCCGCTGCTGCGTCGCCATCCGGGCCTGCGCCTGCCGGGCGCATGGGATGGCTTCGAGTTGGCGGTGCGCGCGGTGCTCGGACAGCAAATCAGCGTGGCCGCGGCACGCACCCTGGCGCTGCGCCTGCTGCACGCGCATGGGCCGCGTGTCGTTTTCGCCGATGCGCCCATGCTCACGCATCTGTTTCCCGGCGCCGCGCGCGTGGCGGACATCGATCCCGCCACGCTGGGCGTGACGCGCATGCGCGCGGCGACGCTGCACGCGCTGGCCTGCGCGGTACGCGACGGCGCGCTGGATTTTGCATCGGCGCACAGCCTCGATGCGTGGCAGGCGCGCTGTACCGCGCTACCCGGCATCGGTACGTGGACCGCGCAGTACATCGCGTTGCGCGCGCTGTCGCACCCGGACGCGTTTCCGGCCAATGATCTGGTCTTGCGCCGCGCCGCCGCGAACGGCGCGCACGCGCTCAGTGCCAAAGCCCTGGGCGCGCGCGCGGAGTCCTGGCGACCGTGGCGCGCCTACGCCGTCATCCACCTCTGGCGCCACGCCACACGCTCCGGGACATCCACATGA
- a CDS encoding methylated-DNA--[protein]-cysteine S-methyltransferase, producing the protein MTHTTPNLATLCFDIMPTPVGPLRLIADASGLRRICFEHERHPRADDTAGHRDPSRLAPVRAQLQQYFDGARREFDLPLHPLGTPFQLQVWNALRGIAYGTTISYAELATRIGNPAARRAVGAANGRNPLPIVVPCHRVIGRDGSLVGFGGGLEVKRALLALEGNAAFVLH; encoded by the coding sequence ATGACCCACACCACGCCCAACCTCGCCACGCTGTGCTTCGACATCATGCCGACGCCGGTCGGACCGCTGCGCCTGATCGCCGACGCCAGCGGTCTGCGCCGCATCTGCTTCGAGCACGAGCGGCACCCGCGCGCGGACGACACTGCAGGTCATCGCGACCCGTCCCGGCTGGCGCCGGTGCGCGCGCAGTTGCAGCAATACTTCGACGGTGCGCGGCGCGAGTTCGATCTGCCGCTGCACCCGCTCGGCACGCCGTTCCAGTTGCAGGTGTGGAACGCGCTGCGCGGCATCGCCTACGGCACCACGATCAGCTATGCGGAGCTGGCCACGCGCATCGGCAACCCGGCCGCGCGGCGCGCGGTGGGCGCCGCCAACGGCCGCAATCCGCTGCCGATCGTGGTGCCCTGCCACCGCGTCATCGGCCGTGACGGCAGCCTGGTCGGTTTCGGCGGCGGACTCGAGGTCAAGCGCGCGCTGCTCGCGCTCGAAGGCAATGCGGCTTTCGTCCTGCACTGA
- a CDS encoding GNAT family N-acetyltransferase, protein MSDLHLLDNIIWNTLSGTQAGFAAGTAQARRYARGFSPIAGFAEAESPDFDALAPFCAAGERLYCDRWSGKAPPGWQIDAESTMFKMVWDAPIPAHDPASDAVPLRPEHAAQALTLAAQTQPGPFGLRTPELGDYFGYFDGERLVAMAGERFQAGTLREISGVCTHPDFQGRGMARRLMLKLVRREMLRGEQPFLHVMRANVHARALYQRMGFRDYLETVVRVVSLR, encoded by the coding sequence ATGTCCGACCTGCACCTGCTCGACAACATCATCTGGAACACGCTGTCCGGCACGCAGGCCGGATTCGCCGCGGGCACCGCGCAGGCGCGCCGCTACGCGCGCGGATTCTCGCCCATCGCCGGCTTCGCCGAGGCCGAGTCCCCCGACTTCGACGCGTTGGCGCCGTTTTGCGCAGCCGGCGAGCGCTTGTATTGCGATCGCTGGTCAGGCAAGGCGCCGCCGGGCTGGCAGATCGACGCCGAATCCACCATGTTCAAGATGGTGTGGGATGCGCCGATCCCCGCGCATGACCCCGCGAGCGACGCCGTGCCGCTGCGCCCCGAGCACGCCGCACAAGCCCTGACCCTGGCCGCGCAGACGCAGCCTGGACCTTTCGGCCTGCGCACGCCGGAGCTTGGCGACTACTTCGGCTACTTTGATGGCGAACGGCTGGTCGCGATGGCCGGCGAGCGTTTCCAGGCCGGTACGCTGCGCGAGATCAGTGGCGTCTGCACGCACCCTGATTTCCAGGGCCGCGGCATGGCACGGCGGCTGATGCTCAAGCTGGTGCGTCGCGAGATGCTGCGCGGCGAACAGCCCTTCCTGCACGTGATGCGTGCGAATGTACACGCCCGCGCGCTGTACCAGCGCATGGGCTTTCGCGACTACCTGGAAACCGTCGTGCGCGTGGTGTCGCTGCGCTGA
- a CDS encoding CHAD domain-containing protein, with translation MAFVLRLDRDPGAELARVMRLEVDSALRLLAVTPRDASAFRTAIHDARRALRRCRAALRLLPPALAIDTLAQPLRAAGRALSALRDAQALLETLAQLQQQQPALLGSAHPALLQRLARQVRAGEHRHVADVLVARAALQALVVTLTDWQPRIDHAQLWRGLRRGNARAARAAHDAARERADDASLHRWRRRMREHALQLELLSAAWPQVLAGEVAERKRLARMLGHWRDLGVLQIHVRRLRSQRLGRLRRDSLMQRLRGAHAQLLQDAFMLGARVHAESPRALAARIARYHAAAPAGNAAHPQRGSS, from the coding sequence ATGGCCTTCGTGCTCAGACTCGACCGCGATCCCGGCGCCGAACTGGCGCGCGTCATGCGCTTAGAGGTGGACAGCGCGCTGCGCCTGCTCGCGGTGACGCCGCGCGATGCCAGCGCATTCCGCACCGCCATCCACGACGCGCGCCGCGCCCTGCGCCGCTGCCGCGCGGCGCTGCGGCTGTTGCCGCCCGCTCTCGCCATCGACACGCTGGCGCAGCCGTTGCGCGCCGCCGGACGCGCGCTGTCGGCGCTGCGCGACGCGCAGGCGCTGCTGGAAACCCTCGCGCAATTGCAGCAACAGCAACCTGCCTTGCTGGGCAGCGCCCATCCCGCGCTGCTGCAACGGCTGGCGCGTCAGGTGCGTGCCGGCGAACATCGGCATGTTGCGGATGTGCTGGTTGCCCGCGCGGCGTTGCAAGCACTCGTCGTGACCTTGACCGATTGGCAACCCCGAATCGATCACGCGCAGCTCTGGCGTGGCCTGCGCCGCGGCAACGCGCGTGCGGCGCGCGCCGCGCATGATGCCGCGCGTGAGCGCGCCGACGACGCCAGCCTGCACCGCTGGCGCCGGCGCATGCGCGAGCACGCACTGCAACTGGAACTGCTCAGCGCTGCGTGGCCGCAGGTCTTGGCTGGCGAGGTGGCCGAACGCAAACGCCTGGCGCGCATGCTCGGCCACTGGCGCGACCTCGGCGTCCTGCAGATCCATGTGCGCCGCTTGCGCAGTCAGCGCCTCGGACGCCTGCGCCGTGACAGCTTGATGCAGCGACTGCGCGGCGCGCACGCACAGCTGCTGCAGGATGCCTTCATGCTGGGTGCGCGCGTGCATGCCGAATCGCCGCGCGCGCTCGCGGCGCGCATCGCGCGTTATCACGCGGCGGCGCCGGCGGGAAACGCCGCACATCCGCAGCGCGGGTCATCGTGA